One Spirochaetota bacterium genomic window carries:
- a CDS encoding TetR/AcrR family transcriptional regulator: protein MTKGEDTRARVLDATVALINRKGFRNTSVQDIIDETGVKKGNLYFHFSSKDGLGRALLREAADRYFEYLSDSVTRSDPLGKIGDILGAVLRYHRGRGFVGGCLFGNTALEMSDTDEEYAVLVREVFDRWVKILARHLREAGKLGQVPPGIKPEPMARHIVAAMEGSIMMARLYKREEPIVECIGYIEKLIGIK, encoded by the coding sequence ATGACAAAAGGTGAAGATACCCGCGCCCGCGTGCTGGACGCTACAGTGGCCCTCATAAACAGGAAGGGATTCCGGAACACCAGCGTCCAGGACATTATCGATGAAACGGGGGTGAAAAAGGGGAACCTCTATTTCCACTTTTCGAGCAAGGATGGGCTGGGGCGGGCCCTCCTGAGGGAAGCGGCGGACCGGTACTTTGAATATCTCTCGGATAGCGTCACGAGGAGCGATCCCCTCGGGAAGATAGGGGATATCCTCGGCGCAGTCCTCAGGTATCACCGGGGAAGGGGATTTGTCGGCGGCTGTCTCTTCGGCAACACGGCCCTTGAAATGAGCGACACTGACGAGGAATACGCCGTCCTGGTGCGGGAGGTCTTCGATCGCTGGGTAAAGATACTGGCGCGGCATCTACGCGAAGCCGGGAAGTTGGGACAGGTCCCTCCCGGGATCAAGCCGGAGCCGATGGCGAGACACATCGTCGCGGCCATGGAGGGAAGCATCATGATGGCGCGCCTGTATAAGCGGGAAGAGCCTATTGTTGAATGCATAGGATATATTGAGAAGTTGATCGGGATTAAATAG
- a CDS encoding DUF819 family protein, producing the protein MMAIILVLFFLLFPALVIYLCKKYSFVDKLGAVVVCYIVGALIGNVGILPENFDKVQNPLMLINICLALPLMFFSLDVRRWTRLAGKSILSFALQALAIVTVATAGYFIFMSYVGPETWKIAGMFIGVYTGGTVNLGAIATALQTDRTLYLAAHTSDVVVSAVYLLFLMTIGQKIFLKVLPPFKAAGVNAPEETFNFHSYDGIFRKDIAVPLLGALGLALLIFIIGGTAFLVFSEDTAFVVSILVIATLGIVCSFVPKIRNIKMTYQLGNYFILVFSLVVSSMANINKLLTTAPVMLVYVTFTIFVCLLLHVMFASFLKIDADTVIITSVAGICSPPLVPMVASALKNREIVITGVVTGIIGWVVGTYLGIGIAYLLHNLPF; encoded by the coding sequence ATGATGGCGATAATTCTGGTGCTCTTCTTTCTGCTTTTTCCCGCCCTGGTGATCTATCTCTGCAAAAAGTACTCATTCGTGGATAAGCTCGGCGCCGTCGTCGTCTGCTACATAGTCGGCGCCCTGATCGGCAACGTGGGCATTCTCCCGGAGAACTTCGACAAGGTGCAGAACCCCCTGATGCTGATCAATATCTGCCTGGCCCTCCCTCTCATGTTCTTCTCACTCGATGTCAGGCGCTGGACCAGGCTGGCGGGTAAGTCGATCCTCTCCTTCGCGCTGCAGGCCCTGGCCATTGTGACGGTCGCCACTGCCGGCTATTTTATTTTCATGAGCTATGTGGGGCCCGAGACCTGGAAGATAGCCGGCATGTTTATCGGCGTGTACACCGGGGGCACCGTCAACCTGGGGGCCATCGCCACGGCCCTCCAGACGGACCGCACCCTGTACCTGGCGGCCCACACTTCGGACGTGGTTGTTTCCGCGGTGTACCTCCTCTTTCTCATGACCATCGGGCAGAAGATTTTTCTTAAAGTGCTGCCCCCCTTCAAGGCCGCCGGAGTGAACGCCCCGGAAGAGACCTTCAACTTCCATTCCTATGACGGCATATTCAGGAAAGACATAGCCGTTCCCCTCCTCGGAGCGCTGGGGCTGGCATTACTCATTTTTATCATCGGCGGGACGGCTTTCCTGGTTTTCAGCGAGGACACGGCCTTCGTGGTCTCGATCCTGGTCATTGCGACTCTCGGCATCGTATGTTCATTTGTGCCAAAGATCAGGAACATCAAGATGACCTACCAGCTTGGCAACTATTTCATCCTGGTGTTCAGCCTGGTGGTGAGCTCCATGGCCAATATCAACAAGCTCCTGACAACCGCGCCGGTTATGCTGGTCTATGTGACCTTTACCATATTCGTATGCCTGCTGCTGCACGTGATGTTCGCTTCTTTTTTGAAGATCGACGCAGATACGGTCATCATAACCTCGGTTGCTGGGATCTGCTCGCCGCCCCTGGTGCCCATGGTGGCGTCGGCGCTCAAGAACAGGGAGATCGTCATCACCGGTGTCGTAACAGGTATCATCGGATGGGTGGTAGGGACCTATCTCGGCATAGGCATCGCCTACCTGCTCCATAATCTGCCATTTTAA
- a CDS encoding epoxyqueuosine reductase yields MIKEHDIIEKALDLGFVDAGFTTAEPFESHRQFLLERQEEYGWAEKSGLALMDGTDPKTVLPGAKSIIVLLECYCGEAFPRSLEGNFGRCYLDDDRVTKDGLALRIKAFRSFLRDNGVDSKVPFNLPHRVAAARAGLGTLGKNCLFYAGRAARRSSWVFPITLVVDREFAPGEPTVRIECPDWCRNACVAACPTRALKGNGTIDPRRCISYMTYYGDEITPRELREPMGMYVYGCDICQNVCPRNRPWLAKELPGNPRVAARAGDFELRALLRMDRDYFTARIWPRMFYMRPDRLWKWKMNAARAMGNSLDEGYVPDLVRAFDENEDERTLGMIAWALGRIGGSVSIEALRSFHGKSSGPVKEEIEAALDGCP; encoded by the coding sequence ATGATAAAAGAACATGATATAATCGAAAAGGCCCTCGATCTCGGTTTCGTTGACGCCGGCTTCACCACGGCGGAGCCCTTCGAGTCGCACCGGCAGTTCCTCCTCGAACGACAGGAAGAATATGGATGGGCCGAAAAGTCCGGCCTGGCGCTCATGGACGGAACCGATCCCAAAACGGTCCTTCCCGGGGCGAAGTCGATCATCGTTCTCCTCGAATGCTATTGCGGCGAGGCCTTCCCCCGTTCCCTGGAGGGCAATTTCGGCCGCTGCTACCTTGACGACGACCGGGTAACGAAGGACGGCCTCGCCCTCAGGATAAAGGCGTTCCGCTCCTTTCTGCGCGACAACGGCGTCGATTCGAAGGTCCCCTTCAATCTGCCGCACCGGGTGGCGGCGGCGAGGGCAGGCCTCGGCACACTGGGAAAGAACTGCCTTTTCTACGCAGGCCGTGCCGCCCGCCGGAGCTCCTGGGTATTCCCCATCACCCTTGTGGTGGACCGTGAGTTCGCGCCGGGCGAGCCCACGGTGCGGATAGAATGCCCCGACTGGTGCAGGAACGCCTGCGTCGCGGCATGTCCCACCAGGGCGCTGAAGGGGAACGGGACCATCGATCCGAGGCGGTGCATATCCTACATGACCTATTATGGCGACGAGATCACGCCGCGGGAGCTGCGGGAGCCGATGGGAATGTACGTGTACGGCTGCGACATCTGCCAGAATGTGTGCCCGAGGAACAGGCCCTGGCTTGCGAAGGAGCTCCCCGGGAATCCGCGCGTGGCCGCCCGGGCCGGTGATTTCGAGCTCAGGGCGCTCCTGCGCATGGACCGCGATTATTTCACAGCCAGGATATGGCCCCGCATGTTCTACATGAGGCCGGACAGGCTCTGGAAGTGGAAGATGAACGCGGCCCGCGCCATGGGGAACAGCCTGGACGAAGGCTATGTACCCGACCTGGTCCGCGCCTTTGACGAAAATGAGGACGAGCGGACCCTGGGGATGATCGCCTGGGCCCTGGGACGGATCGGCGGCTCAGTGTCGATTGAGGCGCTCAGATCCTTCCATGGGAAAAGCAGCGGACCGGTGAAGGAGGAGATAGAGGCGGCGCTGGACGGATGTCCGTGA
- a CDS encoding GntR family transcriptional regulator translates to MDFKPSKNLAEQIAQYLGDKIILFQLKPGERLIEEDLARELGVSRSPLREALRILEKKWLVDLIPRREARVSVLNEEMLMSTGDILKELYGLVARRAAEFGTKDELDLVSKKLTICEECAKNDDRRGYFDALMEFEAACLKAAKNVVLNILLKDLWPSTHRVQYATIRLRTESLTDSIKYFRQALPYIMERNGDKAAAIIREIIAIETRYSVKYYSQFGTL, encoded by the coding sequence ATGGATTTCAAACCGTCTAAGAACCTTGCAGAACAGATCGCGCAGTACCTGGGCGATAAAATAATCCTCTTTCAACTGAAGCCGGGCGAACGGCTTATCGAGGAAGACCTCGCCCGCGAGCTCGGCGTAAGCCGCAGTCCCCTGCGGGAGGCCCTTCGCATCCTCGAAAAAAAATGGCTGGTGGACCTTATCCCCCGCCGCGAGGCGCGCGTATCGGTCCTTAACGAAGAGATGCTCATGTCTACCGGCGACATTCTAAAAGAGCTGTACGGCCTGGTCGCGCGCAGGGCCGCTGAATTCGGCACCAAGGATGAGCTCGACCTGGTATCAAAAAAATTGACCATTTGCGAAGAATGCGCCAAAAACGACGACCGCCGCGGGTACTTTGACGCCCTCATGGAATTTGAGGCCGCCTGCCTGAAGGCGGCGAAGAATGTCGTCCTGAATATATTACTGAAAGACCTGTGGCCATCGACCCACCGCGTCCAGTACGCCACCATCAGGCTCAGGACCGAGAGTCTCACGGATTCCATCAAATACTTCCGCCAGGCCCTTCCATATATAATGGAGCGGAACGGGGACAAGGCCGCCGCCATCATCCGCGAGATCATCGCAATTGAAACGCGGT
- a CDS encoding SH3 domain-containing protein: MKKTLLIPLLVLILSLPVLPEIPLGTFSNMEMSPETGDLTGSEITLKKERDGLSGEYTVAMGEKMPPAPLRSINCDEKAGTCSFVFKESGINKECSLLRIKGGAILTCKGERASLLFDNGKRIELPPVDRLCFASGPVYGTKRGDGAVLYTLGQNTRVTLKRLPDDGDSLAEVEHGGKKVFIRGGNLFRTRPGVITGDNVRLRKKPSLDGEIITVFRKGTLVGYMYMENEKWVRVTCRGQIGYIASEFIASD; this comes from the coding sequence ATGAAAAAGACGCTTCTTATACCGCTTCTTGTGCTGATTCTATCTCTTCCGGTTTTGCCGGAAATACCGCTGGGCACATTCAGCAACATGGAGATGTCCCCGGAAACAGGAGACCTCACCGGGTCCGAGATCACCCTGAAAAAGGAGCGGGACGGACTGTCCGGAGAATACACCGTCGCCATGGGAGAGAAAATGCCGCCGGCGCCGCTCCGCTCCATCAACTGCGACGAAAAAGCCGGGACCTGTTCCTTTGTTTTCAAGGAGAGCGGGATTAATAAAGAGTGCTCCCTGCTAAGGATAAAGGGAGGGGCTATTCTGACCTGCAAGGGAGAGCGGGCCTCCCTTCTCTTCGATAACGGCAAGAGGATCGAGCTCCCCCCGGTCGACCGGCTCTGTTTCGCCAGCGGCCCCGTATACGGCACAAAAAGAGGCGATGGAGCGGTCCTCTATACCCTCGGTCAAAACACCCGGGTCACCCTGAAACGGCTGCCTGATGACGGCGATTCCCTCGCGGAAGTGGAGCACGGCGGGAAAAAGGTCTTCATACGGGGAGGGAATTTATTCAGAACGCGTCCCGGGGTCATCACCGGCGACAACGTGCGCCTGAGGAAAAAGCCGTCCCTGGACGGTGAGATCATCACCGTGTTCAGGAAGGGCACCCTTGTGGGCTACATGTACATGGAGAATGAAAAATGGGTCCGCGTCACCTGCCGGGGGCAGATCGGCTATATCGCCTCGGAATTCATCGCGTCCGATTGA